Proteins encoded by one window of Juglans regia cultivar Chandler chromosome 15, Walnut 2.0, whole genome shotgun sequence:
- the LOC108993148 gene encoding probable inactive poly [ADP-ribose] polymerase SRO3: MASRTTCPTAEERKMAETIKVRVPLHLSSSSPLVTNRCEHQSDCCSARIGTQNESNFGRSGAPVRFMFYRVDSWIDFPSEVLENIRPSFLEGRPMVESSIGGAKYIFDFLRMLQIDLGSGSRWSIAWIDENGKFFFPKVFVSEDLDSTNENGPVENFGVQKIEIEIRICGERGKRKGVEHELGPNEDETEVSSSKKRDGDSSKRPRLTTADSETSSWPNAKLLSPGEQAYSVISNLFMAGIRKIDHGATITAVHQCTRTGPLERARLEVFQRQNETTKAARGASNTVYAWYGASAKVVAQLLAHGFSVPSKVSGSGTYGIGIYFSPVGFPHLSALESESDDDGQKHVVLCRVILGSVERVEAGSQQCHPSSLDFDTGADNPKNPKRYVVWSTNMNRHILPVCVVSYKSSDHVSGQLRGSAKYPFSKLFSRINKFLPPSEVHAATTLYDTYRARKMARDVFVNRLRSIVGDDMLLSIMREIHASE; the protein is encoded by the exons ATGGCTTCGCGAACGACGTGCCCCACAGCCGAAGAGAGGAAGATGGCGGAAACTATTAAGGTTAGGGTTCCGCTGCATCTTTCTTCGTCGTCGCCTTTGGTAACCAATCGCTGTGAGCATCAATCGGATTGTTGTTCGGCCCGGATTGGGACACAAAATGAATCCAACTTCGGGCGGAGCGGCGCACCGGTCCGGTTCATGTTCTACCGGGTTGATTCGTGGATCGATTTCCCGAGCGAGGTTCTCGAGAATATTCGACCGTCGTTCTTGGAGGGTAGGCCAATGGTCGAATCATCGATTGGAGGGGCCAAGTATATCTTTGATTTTCTTCGCATGTTGCAGATAGATTTGGGGTCAGGTAGTCGGTGGTCTATTGCTTGGATTGACGAAAATGGTAAGTTCTTTTTCCCCAAAGTGTTCGTCAGCGAAGATCTGGATAGCACTAATGAGAACGGCCCGGTGGAGAATTTCGGAGTTCAGAAAATTGAGATCGAGATTCGAATTTGCGGGGAAAGGGGCAAGAGAAAGGGGGTGGAACATGAATTGGGTCCGAATGAGGACGAGACTGAGGTAAGTTCATCGAAAAAGCGAGACGGGGATTCCTCAAAACGGCCGCGTTTAACGACCGCCGATTCAGAAACATCTAGCTGGCCGAATGCGAAGCTTTTGAGCCCAGGAGAACAAGCTTACTCGGTGATTAGCAATTTGTTCATGGCTGGGATCAGGAAGATCGATCACGGCGCTACCATTACCGCAGTTCACCAGTGTACGCGCACTGGGCCGTTGGAGAGAGCTCGTCTCGAAGTTTTTCAGAGGCAGAATGAGACCACCAAAGCTGCTCGTGGTGCGTCAAATACCGTGTATGCGTGGTATGGAGCTTCAGCCAAAGTCGTAGCGCAACTTTTAGCACATGGGTTTTCGGTGCCAAGCAAGGTTTCAGGGTCGGGAACTTATGGAATTGGTATATACTTCTCTCCTGTGGGCTTCCCCCATTTAAG TGCACTGGAATCGGAGTCTGATGATGATGGGCAAAAGCATGTGGTATTGTGCCGGGTTATATTGGGAAGTGTCGAAAGGGTCGAGGCGGGGTCTCAGCAATGCCATCCTTCTAGTTTGGATTTTGATACAGGTGCAGATAATCCGAAGAATCCTAAACGCTATGTCGTATGGAGCACCAACATGAACAGGCACATCCTACCTGTGTGTGTTGTGAGCTACAAATCTTCTGATCACGTTTCAG GCCAGTTGAGAGGATCGGCGAAGTATCCATTTTCCAAATTATTTTCGAGGATTAATAAGTTCCTCCCTCCCTCAGAAGTTCACGCAGCCACGACTTTGTATGACACATATAGG GCTCGGAAGATGGCCAGAGATGTTTTTGTGAACCGTTTGCGATCTATTGTGGGGGATGACATGCTGCTATCGATAATGCGGGAGATTCATGCCTCAGAATGA